Proteins from one Planctomyces sp. SH-PL62 genomic window:
- a CDS encoding Ig-like domain-containing protein produces MNESRELQRNRRKPVLAVDALEERRVLSAGMGSTFAIVPGSVAEAGKATTVEVKFDSTHFTPGARGRIVLGIDVAADPGSQVKPEIVSIRSANGRGVPFQRATYSQTIVKTQGLLSPRSSAVTASLTAPREGQAATSYRVDVRGSTSETGAYLLGFYLPGDADGDGVVSKDDIQKIAAQFGKISTDDGYSFDADSNRDGKIDIRDVRMAGQNVGAKTIISPVTSVNLDPASDTGVSDRITNQRVVKFIGSASPNASITFAEINGNSPGGTATVGADGKYTIDVQLGDGSNTFKVTAADAFGQVISGAIAPVNYSTNPPTVVNTIPKKVS; encoded by the coding sequence ATGAACGAGTCTCGGGAACTGCAGCGGAACCGTCGCAAGCCCGTGTTGGCCGTCGACGCGCTCGAGGAGCGTCGGGTGCTCAGCGCGGGGATGGGAAGCACGTTCGCCATCGTCCCCGGGTCCGTGGCGGAGGCGGGCAAGGCGACGACGGTCGAGGTGAAGTTCGACTCGACCCACTTCACCCCCGGCGCGAGGGGGCGGATCGTCCTGGGGATCGACGTCGCCGCCGACCCCGGCTCGCAGGTCAAGCCGGAGATCGTCTCGATCCGGTCGGCCAACGGCCGGGGCGTGCCGTTCCAGCGGGCGACCTACTCGCAGACGATCGTCAAGACCCAGGGGCTGCTGAGCCCGCGCAGCTCGGCCGTGACGGCGAGCCTGACGGCCCCCAGGGAGGGGCAGGCGGCCACGTCGTACAGGGTCGACGTCCGGGGCTCGACCTCGGAGACCGGCGCGTACCTGCTGGGCTTCTACCTGCCCGGCGACGCGGACGGCGACGGCGTCGTCAGCAAGGACGACATCCAGAAGATCGCCGCCCAGTTCGGCAAGATCTCGACCGACGACGGCTATTCGTTCGACGCCGACTCCAACCGGGACGGCAAGATCGACATCCGCGACGTCCGCATGGCCGGGCAGAACGTGGGCGCCAAGACGATCATCAGCCCCGTGACCAGCGTCAACCTGGACCCGGCCAGCGACACGGGCGTCTCCGACCGGATCACCAACCAGCGGGTGGTGAAGTTCATCGGGTCGGCCTCCCCGAACGCGTCGATCACGTTCGCGGAGATCAACGGCAACTCGCCGGGCGGGACCGCGACCGTCGGCGCCGACGGCAAGTACACGATCGACGTGCAGCTCGGCGACGGATCGAACACCTTCAAGGTGACGGCCGCCGACGCCTTCGGCCAGGTCATCTCCGGCGCCATCGCCCCGGTGAACTACAGCACGAATCCGCCCACCGTCGTCAACACGATCCCGAAGAAGGTCTCCTGA
- a CDS encoding glycosyltransferase family 87 protein, which translates to MPEIDTEAKRRAMGRLTQPVFWGIWAAVVVIAAAFYYPKAADSRSAFVRWQPQVLKFWEGTNIYDKMYFPNPPIMPITLYPLMTLPPVAAAMSWFLIKAALTSITLLICFDAVRVRGKPLPPFFQTAVLLLALRPILGDLHHGNINLLILFFLAAMFQAWRKGFDRLAGLSLALAISFKVTPALFLPYFVYKRSWRTVGWTIAGLFLFLLIVPSAVIGPRFNALCLSTWCQRIVTPFLVEGNTSPQEANQSMVGVMTRMLTEIEPGTNRYDVQFDLNLAALPPDFVAGLVKVVSLAFIAALAFFCRAKDPDRTNLSYLGEISLVVLAMLFLSERSWKHHFVTMVFPFTFLMAELFSPRTPLRARRGIFAALVASFLLMASTSSEFGGLFAHGKGHEIAQGYGMFMWSAFVLFVAVAWRLRKLDPGTDGLEAATSSPPPSPATLGSPKLGMSHRNFAAK; encoded by the coding sequence GTGCCCGAGATCGACACCGAAGCCAAGCGCCGCGCCATGGGACGCCTCACGCAGCCCGTTTTCTGGGGCATCTGGGCGGCCGTCGTGGTCATCGCGGCGGCGTTCTACTACCCCAAGGCGGCCGACTCGCGGAGCGCCTTCGTGCGGTGGCAGCCCCAGGTGCTGAAATTCTGGGAGGGGACGAACATCTATGACAAGATGTACTTCCCCAACCCGCCGATCATGCCGATCACGCTCTATCCGCTCATGACCCTGCCGCCGGTCGCCGCGGCGATGAGCTGGTTCTTGATCAAGGCCGCGCTGACGTCGATCACGCTCCTGATCTGCTTCGACGCGGTGCGAGTCCGGGGCAAACCCCTGCCGCCGTTCTTCCAGACGGCGGTCCTGCTGCTGGCCCTCCGGCCGATCCTGGGGGACCTGCACCACGGCAACATCAACCTGCTGATCCTCTTCTTCCTGGCCGCGATGTTCCAGGCCTGGCGGAAGGGGTTCGACAGGCTGGCGGGGCTGTCGCTCGCCCTGGCGATCTCGTTCAAGGTGACCCCCGCGCTGTTCCTGCCCTACTTCGTGTACAAGCGATCGTGGCGGACGGTGGGCTGGACGATCGCGGGACTCTTCCTGTTCCTCCTGATCGTGCCGAGCGCCGTGATCGGACCCCGGTTCAACGCGCTCTGCCTCTCGACGTGGTGCCAGCGGATCGTCACGCCGTTTCTGGTCGAGGGGAACACCAGCCCGCAAGAGGCGAATCAGTCGATGGTCGGCGTCATGACCCGGATGCTGACCGAGATCGAGCCGGGGACGAACCGCTACGACGTCCAGTTCGACCTGAACCTGGCGGCGCTGCCGCCGGATTTCGTCGCCGGGTTGGTCAAGGTGGTGAGCCTCGCCTTCATCGCGGCCCTGGCCTTCTTCTGCCGCGCCAAGGATCCCGACCGCACGAACCTCAGCTATCTGGGGGAGATCTCCCTCGTCGTGCTGGCCATGCTCTTCCTCTCCGAGCGGAGCTGGAAGCACCACTTCGTGACGATGGTCTTTCCGTTCACCTTCCTGATGGCCGAACTCTTTTCGCCCCGGACCCCGCTCCGGGCGCGTCGAGGGATCTTCGCGGCCCTGGTGGCGTCGTTCCTGCTGATGGCGAGCACGTCGAGCGAGTTCGGCGGCCTGTTCGCCCACGGCAAGGGCCATGAGATCGCGCAGGGCTACGGCATGTTCATGTGGTCGGCCTTCGTGCTCTTCGTCGCCGTCGCCTGGCGGCTTCGCAAGCTCGACCCCGGGACGGACGGCCTGGAAGCCGCCACGTCTTCCCCCCCGCCCTCCCCGGCGACCCTGGGCTCTCCCAAGTTGGGGATGTCGCACCGGAACTTCGCGGCCAAGTAA
- a CDS encoding TlpA family protein disulfide reductase, whose product MSTFAPLLRLAVLLATLGTPLDEPRPEEPPLGERIGALKQRFETREEAFTVELRAANSLDEKARQQKITDENEAFQRDWFAMMDELRALIRAHPADPATLDGLIVLTDTMRSYLDPDLVRIVSEHFRNDPRMGKLCAALATREDMTGLLGEVAGNHPERAVRGQATYALTICHRYAADESFGAQGQTEAARKARLDRANAEFERVVAEFPDVDSADGDFKLADKAKAELARIANLPNLKVGKIAPEIVGEDLDGRPLKLSDHRGKVVVVCFWGTWCGPCMAMVPHERELVARLKAEPFALLGVNSDEADDREKARQATRDKEMTWPSWWDGGFRGGIQTAYDVRHWPTVYILDSAGVIRGVDVRGEALDKAVDELLAEMKKAAANVP is encoded by the coding sequence GTGTCGACCTTCGCCCCCCTGCTCCGCCTGGCCGTCCTCCTGGCGACCCTCGGGACGCCCCTCGACGAGCCTCGCCCCGAGGAGCCTCCCCTGGGCGAGCGCATCGGGGCTCTCAAGCAACGGTTCGAGACGCGCGAGGAGGCTTTCACGGTCGAGCTGCGCGCCGCCAACTCGCTGGACGAGAAGGCCCGCCAGCAGAAGATCACCGACGAGAACGAGGCCTTTCAGCGCGATTGGTTCGCGATGATGGACGAGCTTCGCGCCCTGATCCGCGCCCATCCGGCCGATCCCGCGACGCTTGACGGGCTGATCGTCCTGACCGATACGATGCGGAGTTATCTCGACCCGGATCTCGTTCGGATCGTGAGCGAGCACTTCCGGAACGACCCCCGGATGGGGAAGCTCTGCGCCGCCCTCGCCACCCGCGAGGACATGACCGGCCTCCTCGGCGAGGTGGCCGGGAACCATCCGGAGCGGGCCGTTCGGGGGCAAGCGACCTACGCCCTGACCATCTGCCATCGCTACGCGGCCGATGAATCCTTCGGCGCCCAGGGGCAGACCGAGGCCGCCAGGAAGGCGCGGCTCGATCGGGCGAATGCGGAGTTCGAGCGGGTCGTCGCCGAGTTCCCGGACGTCGACTCGGCCGACGGCGACTTCAAGTTGGCCGACAAGGCGAAGGCCGAACTGGCGAGGATCGCGAACCTCCCCAATTTGAAGGTCGGCAAGATCGCGCCCGAGATCGTCGGCGAGGACCTCGACGGCCGTCCGCTGAAGCTCTCGGACCATCGCGGCAAGGTCGTCGTCGTCTGCTTCTGGGGGACCTGGTGCGGCCCCTGCATGGCGATGGTCCCCCATGAGCGCGAGCTGGTCGCGCGGCTGAAAGCGGAGCCGTTCGCCCTGCTCGGCGTCAACTCCGACGAGGCCGACGATCGCGAGAAGGCCCGCCAGGCGACCCGCGACAAGGAGATGACCTGGCCCTCGTGGTGGGACGGCGGCTTTCGCGGGGGCATCCAGACCGCTTACGACGTCCGACACTGGCCCACGGTCTACATCCTCGACTCCGCCGGCGTCATCCGGGGTGTCGACGTGCGCGGCGAGGCGCTCGACAAGGCCGTCGACGAGCTTCTCGCGGAGATGAAGAAGGCCGCGGCGAACGTCCCCTGA
- a CDS encoding acyl-CoA desaturase, translated as MSTTTTAPPVQKRLAWAPILYMGGLHVLALLALAPAFFSWSGLFLCLALHWLTGGIGICLVYHRLLTHRSFRLHPKWLEYPLTMIGMMASEGGAIGWVADHRRHHAHSDEEQDTHSPLQGFFWAHMGWFMVTDENSRHTDAYYKRWAPDLFRDPIHRWLDNTFILFPLGLFALLYVAGQYYGGLGMSWMIWGGFVRTIFVLHTTWLVNSASHIWGYRSHATRDQSTNLWWCAALTYGEGWHNNHHAFQTSARHGLDWWEVDPTYMAIQAMRLVGVASDVKLPKIRKNADGSLIETDVRPAVPPTTAATPQEVLAEVQETHV; from the coding sequence ATGAGCACTACGACGACCGCGCCGCCGGTCCAGAAGCGCTTGGCCTGGGCCCCGATCCTGTACATGGGGGGGCTCCACGTCCTGGCGCTCTTGGCTCTGGCGCCGGCCTTCTTCTCCTGGTCCGGTCTGTTCCTCTGCCTGGCCCTGCACTGGCTGACCGGCGGGATCGGCATCTGCCTGGTCTATCACCGGCTGCTCACGCACCGCAGCTTCCGACTGCACCCCAAGTGGCTCGAATACCCGCTGACGATGATCGGCATGATGGCTTCGGAGGGAGGCGCGATCGGCTGGGTGGCCGACCATCGCCGCCACCACGCCCATTCCGACGAGGAACAGGACACGCATTCGCCCTTGCAGGGGTTCTTCTGGGCGCACATGGGCTGGTTCATGGTGACGGATGAGAATTCCCGCCATACCGACGCCTACTACAAGCGATGGGCGCCCGACCTCTTCCGCGACCCGATCCACCGCTGGCTCGACAACACCTTCATCCTCTTCCCGCTGGGCCTCTTCGCCCTGCTCTACGTCGCCGGCCAGTATTACGGCGGCCTGGGGATGAGCTGGATGATCTGGGGCGGGTTCGTCCGCACCATCTTCGTGCTGCACACGACCTGGCTGGTGAACTCGGCGAGCCACATCTGGGGCTACCGCAGCCACGCCACCCGCGACCAGTCCACCAACCTCTGGTGGTGCGCCGCGCTGACCTACGGCGAAGGCTGGCACAACAACCACCACGCCTTCCAGACCTCGGCCCGCCACGGCCTGGACTGGTGGGAGGTCGACCCGACCTACATGGCGATCCAGGCCATGCGACTCGTCGGCGTCGCCAGCGACGTCAAGCTCCCCAAGATCCGCAAGAACGCCGACGGCTCGCTGATCGAGACCGACGTCCGCCCGGCCGTCCCGCCGACCACCGCCGCGACCCCGCAGGAAGTCCTCGCCGAGGTCCAGGAAACCCACGTCTGA